DNA from Pichia kudriavzevii chromosome 5, complete sequence:
tttcagaATATAAATCATCCTTTTTTTACTCCAATTTTGAGGCTGAAATTGTATTTGACTATTTATATAGGCCAAATGAGACCACCCCCAGGATTATCCCTTGCCCATtggattttgaagaatctgaAGAATTTAATAGAAAAGTTAGTTTATATCTAGCATTGTATTTTATGAAGCACGAGGGTATTAAGGAGCCatccatatttttcaaaaacaaacttGCTATTATGAACAAATCTAAAGGCCATGCGTATTACATATTTATCGTTGCTAAAGATAGGCTTTTGTCAGAAGCTTACCTGGCTACCAAATACATACTCAAATACCATTATGTTATTCCTGATGCCATTGTCAATTATTCGTACGATGAATATTATTATTCATTTATACTTACACTTGAAGCTCAATTTGATGTAGACGAAATGGTTGTTCAAAGTCTAAAGAGGGTACCACTTACGTTGGCAAAATCTGAAAAGGCCGAAGAGAggaaagtttcaaaaattcaagtaACCGAGGCAGATAAATCTAGGGATATCTCAAGTCCTGCCCACCGTGAATCGGTTTCTGAATTCTCTATTTTGCACTTGGGCAACAGGTCCGCAATGGACAAAGCTGGTTTCTACgctgatgatgacgatggTAACGATGCGGATGATGATGCACCTGACactgatgatgatgctgatgatgatgctgatgatgacgaagatgaGGCAGATGATGTCCATCATGATACAGTGTATGACGCATGTGACATCGGATATGGtaatgataaagaaaaaggttACTCTAGTTTTATGATGgaatatctttgaatattatgCTCTCAAAGTTACTAGATCATACAACTGTTTTCACATTATCTTTCTGGAAACAAGAGTTTGTATGAATATCAGAGCAACGATTAAACCAATAATTACAAGTGATTCGACGATGGGTTTGTTTGAActggttttgaaaaacaagagaataggcaaacttcaaaatcaaaggatGAAAACCAGATGGGTTTTCAAAATGTGCCCTTTATGTATAATTAAGATAAACTTGCAGGTTATAAGGTGATCGATATATTATTCTGATCAAAAGGATAAAATTGCTATGTTTTAAATGGGATTTTTTACAGATGGAGgttttctctttggaaatatgttagatgtttttttcaagaggcaaaaggaaaatttTGCTGACGTATACGTGAGAGTTAATACAGGACTCAGAAGGCTTGgcattttattttgttgacATCTGCCTAAAATTTTCTATGATAGAGTTATTTGGCAGTTTATTGTGATATTTTAAAACCAGTATGGttataaatcaaaatagGTGTATTCGTTTATTGGTTTATTGGTTTATTGtgtcattttcaatattccCCCTATttgcttttctttattGAGATTAGCTATTAAGGAAAAAACAGGTAAAAGTAAGCACATGTTCGAAATAAGGAAATCAAGTCCATACCATTTACCTGTTAACAGGCttaaagaaataaaatattgttTGTGTGGGCatgttttggttttttcttttcatctttgCTTAAAACTATTAAAATTATAACATATCATCCTCTTTTCAGGTTCTTCttattgaatttttcttattgtttgtctctttctcccttttctttgctgTTTGCTCTccccctttttttcatgataaacaaaaactgCTTCTTTAGCATAAAAAGTGttaaccaaaaaaaaaaaaaaataaagcCTGtagaaattcaacaatgtaAAAGCGTGACATTGGCCTACCGTTCTCTCGATTAGAAGATGCATTTTACAAATTTCTAACTAGTTCGGTGTAGTCTTAACTATTAACACGTGTTTTATAAAAGCAAACTTACGTTTTTAGGCTCCAGCCCGAGAATGTTGTAAATAAACGCAATTAAACTAAAAGACATAAATACATGTATATGGGGATAGGAAAACACTAAAATAAAACGTTAAAGATACTTCTGCAAATGATAATCGTTATTAAACCTTTGCTGCTAATTCTTCAAGTAAATGATAATCTCTTCTTTCAATGGAGCCATTGCCCGGCAACCTGGTCTTTCCCATTAGGTACATGTCAACTTCACGAGCACATTGTCGACCTTCTTGGATACCCCACACAACTAAAGATTGACCTCTTCTACAATCACCAGCAGTAAAAAGGTTAGATTCTTTTGAGGTTTGATATGAAGTAGCTTCTGCAGTCGCAACAGTGCCCCGCTTTGTCCTTTCGacattcaaattatcaGATTCAGGACCAATAAATCCCATAGACAATAACACAACATCAGCTGGGAAGAACTCATCAGAGCCAGGTATCTCTTGCATTTGCCATGCACCGGAATCTGATCTCTTCCACTCAACACGAACAGTTTTAATACCTTTAACAttaccatcatcatcaccaacaaaCTCTTTAGACAAGATAGAATACTCTCTGGGGTCTTTGCCATAATGTTCCTTCACTTCAGCATGGCCATAGTCCACCCTGAAAATCCTTGGCCATTGAGGCCAAGGATTATCCTTGGTTCTTTCCATTGGTGGATACGGCAACAATTCAAAGTTGACCACAGACTTAGCACCATGTCTAGTGGCAGTACCTAAACAATCATTACCAGTGTCTCCACcaccaataacaataacattCTTACCAGATAGAGTAGCTCTGATAGTATCTAAGTCATCTGCCAATAAAGCCTTGGTGTTTGCCGAAAGTAAAGTCATTGCATAATCAATATTCTTTAGCTCTCTACCCGGAATCTTTAGGTCCCTCGGGATAGTGGATCCAATTGCAAGAATGACAGCATCATTTTGGGCTTTTAACTCGTCCAGGAGTATATCCTCACCAATAGTTGTTTTTGCAATGAATGATATGCCTTCGGCTGCCATCAGGtcaattcttctttgaacaacACCTTTATCTAACTTCATATTTGGAATACCATACATAAGTAAACCGCCAAACCTATCCTCTCTTTCATAAACGGTAACATTGTGGCCCGCTTTGTTCAACTGGTCAGCAGCTGCTAGACCAGCTGGACCAGAGCCAATAACAGCCACCTTCTTGCCAGTTCTTACCTTTGGTGGGTTAGGAACAATCCAGCCTTCAGCAAACGCGTGATCAATAATACCAGCTTCAATGGACTTGATACCAACCGGTGCATTACCTGAAACATTAACAACACATGCCGCTTCACACGGTGCTGGGCAGATTCTACCAGTAAATTCAGGGAAATTATTAGTCATCAGGAGCCTCTGTAGTGCGTCATACCACCtatctttgaaaactaACTCGTTCCATTTTGGAATGATGTTTGAGACCGGACAACCGGTATCGGATTGGCAAAATGGAATACCACAGTCAATACATCTGGCAGTTTGCACCTTTAGGTCATCTTTGGTCAACCTTGTTGATAATTCTTTCCAATCACCAATTCTGGATTTTACTGGCCTGTATTTCTCATGTCTCCGAGAGTACTTCATGAAGCCTCCTAGTTTGTCTAATTTCTTAgccttgatttcttcagttttAACATCAACAATCGTGTCTTCAAGGTCCACAAGTTTAGGTTCAGTCTTTACAGGCTTCTTTGGTTTAGAGAATTCCCCACCAGTTATGTCTGCTTCAGGGTCTTCTCTGATAGTGGAGAAGTAGTTCGAAACCTCCTTCTTTCTTAATTCTTCAGCCTTCTTTGCTTCAGCTTCCAAAACCTTCTTATAGTCATAAGGAATCACTTTGACaaacttcttcaagaatCTGTTAAAATCGTTCAAGATTCTCAAAGCAATTTCAGAATCTGTGTAATGCCTGTGATCTTCTAACAAACCTCTAACAAAGGCAATTTCCAAAGGATCAGATAAGGTAGTTAACTCAACAAGTTCCTTATTGACTTTCTCCTCAAAATCTTGTGCCATATCTAAAACATATGCAATACCGCCAGACATTCCCGCAGCAAAGTTCCTACCAACAGAACCCAAAACGACGATTCTACCACCTGTCATATACTCACAGCCGTGATCACCGGTACCTTCTACAACAGCATGTGCTCCAGAGTTTCTAACAGCAAACCTCTCAGCAGCAATACCTCTAAAGAAGGCAGTACCGGATGTAGCACCATATAAACAAGTGTTACcaatgatgatattttccTCTGCCTTGAACTTCGAATCTTTTGGAGGATAAACAATCAACCTACCGCCAGATAAACCTTTACCAACATAATCGTTACAATCACCTTCCAATTCTAGGGTGATACCAGCTGCTAAGAAGGCACCAAACGATTGACCAGCCGAGCCTTTAATATTGACATGAATGGTATCATGTGGCAGTGAGTTTGGCCCAAATCTCTTCGAGCATCTGTAAGACAGCGTCGTACCAATAGCTCTATCGGTGTTAATAGCATTTGCTTCAATCGTAACAGGTAATCCTCTATCCAGAGTAACCTCCGACTCATCAATCAACTTGTTGTCTAACCTAACATGGAGCCTGTGATCCTGTTTCTTCTCACACTTAGTTGCAACTCCAGGCCTGATAGAGTGTGCAGGAGTCAAGATTGGAGATAAATCAATGTTTGCATTCTTGGTAGTTCTCAAATCATCTCTCACATAAAGCTTTTCAGCCCTACCCACCATTTCATCGATGGTTCTGAAACCCAACTTAGCCATGATAGCTCTGAGCTCGTTTGCGACATagtaaaagaaattgataacaTGTTCCGGCGTACCCTTGAATTGCTTTCTAAGGTAAGGATCTTGTGTGGCAATACCGACAGGACATGTATTAGTGTGACATTTTCTGTTGTAAACGCAACCCATTGCAATCAACGGAGCAGTAGCAAACCCCCATTCCTCAGCACCCAACAAACATGCAACTGCAATGTCCCTacctgttttcaattgtcCGTCAGTTTGGACAACAACCCTGCCTCTCAAATCGTTTAGGACCAATGTTTGGTGGGTTTCTGCTAATCCTAATTCCCATGGTAAACCGGCGTTTTTAATACCGGTCCACCTAGCCGCACCAGTGCCACCATCGTGACCTGAGACCAAAATGTGATCTGCCTTGGCCTTAGCAACACCGGCTGCAATAATACCAACACCAACCTCTGAGACCAACTTAACAGAAACCCGAGCTCTTGGATTAGCACATTTTAGGTCATAAATAAGTTGTTTTAAATCTTCAATAGAGTAAATATCATGATGTGGTGGAGGAGAAATTAAACCTACACCAGGGGTAGAATGTCTAGTTTTTGCAATAGACTCAGAGACTTTATAACCTGGTAATTCACCACCTTCACCTGGTTTGGCACCTTGTGCCATCTTAATTTGTAATTCATCAGCATCAGATAAATAATAAGAAGTAACACCGAATCTACCTGATGcaatttgtttgattgaAGATCTCATCGAATCACCATTCTCAGAAGCTTTGGATCTTTCAACATCCTCACCACCTTCACCAgtgtttgattttcctCCTAATCTATTCATAGCAACGGCTAATGTAGAATGTGCTTCCATTGAGATGGAACCATAAGACATTGCTCCAGTACAAAAGCGTCTAACAATCTCAGTCCACGGTTCAACTTGATCGATAGGAACTGGTGTAGaagattcaaaatcaaaatctaaCAGGCCTCTGAGAGTACAATTCTTGATTGCATCATATTCCTTTTTGGAATATGCTTCATAGGCCTTGCTATTCTTATTTCTAACAGCATCCTGAATCGAAGCGACAGCAGCAGGTTCATTGACATGTGATTCCCCACCATCCCTCCAATGATATTCACCAGATTCAGGTAAACCCTTAGGTTTTATCGTATCCCTTGACGGATAGCCCAATTCATGCAACGAAAATGCGTCTTGTGcaatatattcaaaagtTATTCCCCTTATTCTTGAAGCAGTACCAGAAAAACATCTATCAATAACAGAGTTATCTACGCCTAATGCCTCAAAAATTTGAGCACCCTTGTAGGAAGCTAAAGTTGAAATACCCATCTTCGACATGACTTTTAAGAGACCATCATCAATAGCATATTTATAATTATGAATGATTTCCTTATTTGTGTATGATTTTGATAGTAGATTATCATTGTTCAACTTGATTAAGGTATCCATGGCTAAGTAAGGGTTAATACCATCAACACCATATCCAACTAAGCAACAGAAATGGTGAACCTCTCTTGCTTCTGCCGTTTCAACAATAATGGCAACTTTAgatctttgtttttgtctGACTAGGTGATGGTGAACAGCACCTGCAGCAATTAGAGCAGATACGGCAACTCTAGATTCCGAGAGATTCCTATCTGACAAAATAATCACTTGGGAATCATCCAAGATTGCCTGAGTTGCTTCTTCACAAATTCTATCCAATGCTTCAGTATATCCCGTTAAACCTTCtgatttatcaaaagtAATGTCAATGTTTGTGACAGACCAAGATGGATGAACCTTGTTGATCTCCTTCAGAGCCAATAGCTCATCATTTGATAAGATTGGAGATTTCAGTTTCAATCTATTGCattgatttggattcatTTCCAACAAATTGCCTTGAGGACCAACATAACATTCCAATGACATGActattttttctctaattgGATCAATTGGTGGGTTAGTAACTTGAGCAAACAACTGCCTAAAATAATCATAAATTAACTTCGGTTGTTCAGACAAACATGCCAAGGCCGAATCGTTACCCATAGAGCCCAATGGTTCCTTTGATGTATTCACCATTGGCACTAGAATGGATAAGACTTGCTCCAGAGTATAACCGTTAGCCAATAACTTTGGATCATCCTTGATTTTTGTATCGGAATCAACCTTTGTCTGTAAGCTAATGCCACGGTTTTCTAATTTGGTGATAAGTTCAGGAATAGTAATCATATTGGACAAAGTCCAAGCCTTAAAATCAAACCTATTTGAAacttgcttcttcaactccCTATCGTCAACAATTCTTCCCTCCTTTGTATCAACTAATAACATTCTTCCAGGGTGTAGCCTACCCTTTTCTACAAtttttttggattcaaTAGGAATAACACCAACTTCAGACGCACATATCATGATGTCGTCATCTGTCAAGTAGTATCTACAAGGTCTTAAACCATTTCTATCCAAATTGGCACCACAGAATCTACCGTCAGAAAAGGTAAACAAGGCAGGCCCATCCCAAGGTTCCATAAGACAAGCCACCCATTCGTAGAACGCCCTCTTCTTAGGATTCATATGTTCATTATTTTGCCATGCTTCAGGAACTAGAAGCATAACAGCCTCAGGTAATGTCAATACACCATTAATGACTAAAAGTTCCAAGACATTGTCTAAAGCAGCCGAATCCGAACCACCTTCTTCGATAATAGGATacaatttatcaatatccTCACCGAATAATTTGGAGGCCATAACACCTTCTCTTGCCCTCATCCAGTTTTTATTACCTCTAAGAGTATTGATTTCACCATTATGTGCTGCCCATCTTAAAGGCTGTGCCCTATCCCAGGATGGGAAAGTATTGGTAGAGAATCTAGAATGTACTAGGGCAAAATGACATTCGTAATCTGCATTCACTAAATCGTAATAGTATTGGTAAACTTGAGCAGGAACTAACTGACCTTTATAAACaatgtttttgttggataACGAACAAATGTAAAACCAATTGTGCAAGCCAATCGTATGTGTCGattgttttctcaaaatatacaattGTTTCTCGAAATGTTTTTGATACTTGgattcaaaatcttcatctgaGATCTCCACCGGGGAAACTCCAGAGCCATAAGCTTCTTCAAGAACAACAGCTGGTTGGTAGATTTTTGGTTCTCTAGACAATGCCGCAGGTCCCAAGATCGTGTCATCGACAGGTACCTTACGCCATCCCAAGACCCGCAAACCTAATGAGGAagcaatattttcaaaagtggtttttgatttttcataAACTTCATTGTCctttttgaagaacaagttACCAACAGCATATTGGCCATATGAAGGTAATTCAACGTTACAATAATACTGGAATTCCCTTTTCATGAATTTGTGTGGAATTGACGTCATAACACCTGCACCGTCACCGTCTCTTGCATCAGAACCAACCGCACCTCTATGTGTCATATTACAAAGCAAATATTTTGCATCCGAGATGATTTTATGAGAAGCTTGTCCCTTTATTTGACACGCAAAACCTGTAAGgatagaaaaaaaaagagggaaAGAGGTAACACCATAGGGGAAATGTTAGTATTCATGTACTTTCAGAAAATGGgtgtaaaaaaaaaaaactaggcagggaaaacaaaataatcaaCTGCCGATATAAGTTACATACCGACACCACAGTTGTCCTTTTCATATTCTGGATTGTAAAGACCCTTTTGGATAGGAATAGTCGATGCCCACGAGGTATTCTCTGGAACTTCATCATATTTGTATACAGAATAGGACTCCTTGTTTGAGTCCAACTCGATTGACGAGGCAGAGGATGGAGAGAGTGGGCGATCAGACAACACCGAGCCAGAATCTGTTTCAGATGCAACCATTGATGTTTCTGCTGATGTTTGCTATATCAATGTAcaaaggaaacaaaaaaaagtatacACAATCCAATaaatggaaaagaaggaaatgTGCAACAATTATAGCAACCACATAGATAAGACCAATGTGGTTTTGGCGATCTCCATGAcaagtggaaaaaaaaaacacacatTCACACAAACCAACAATCGGGTTGCTCAAGCCGCGGAGTCATCCGTCCCACCCCGCTTTATCCTATCCAGCCAATCAGCGAAAGCGTCTTTCCAATATTCACCGCACCGACGCACCGAGGCGGTGACGCAAGAAAAAGGGGAAAACTTTTGCCGTTTTCGGAATTATCTGATGAGCATGAAAATTGGATTAAAAGACGGCTACGGCGGCGCATTTGTTGCCGCATTGGGTAACTCAAATCAGGAAATatgtatatacatatatatatatatatatacagaTGTATATTATGGTTCTTTTGGTTGTCTATTTCTACAAATGTCTTTCTATATGGCTGCTTACTCTTCAAAGTCCtcatcctcctccttcttctcgAGACCCCCCGCTTCTGGCTCGACAACGCTTTCGCCGTAACCGTGCTTGTACTTTCTGGCAATTCTACTCACGCGTCCGTACTTGTGGGCCTCCTCCACTGCCCTGCCTTGAAGAGACTTTAGCTCGTCCTTGAAACTGTTCTGTACAGTCTTGTTACTGAAAACGTCCCACATCTTTAGGCCGGAATTACTCGAACCACCAATGACAAGATGTCCACTAACCTCGAGCTCGTTGGCAAAGGAGGAGGTCAAGACATTGCCGCATCCAAAGTCTTTGCTCAAAATCATCCTAGGCTTGTTGTCCTTCACGTTCCATACCTTAACAACCTTTTCACCCATTGCTCCAGTGACAATTAGACCTGGAATTTCAGAGTTACTACTCAGAGTACTGATTCCCGAGTCGTGTGCATGCAAAGTCCATAGTGGCTTGTCGCCTTGGTCCATACGCGTATCGTAACAATACACATTACCGGAATCACAACCTCCAATGACCAGATGCTCGCCAACCTTGCCAATactttcaacttcttcccCATAGCCAGAACCACATGAAAAACTTTTAGAATTGCTTATAACGTCGTCTAGCCTGACATCACTGAGTCTGATTTTACCATCGTAACCACCCGTCAGTAAGGTGGTCTCTCCAAACCACATACTGCTCGAAACAGCTTTTCCCTCATGCAATCCCTCATCAATGGCTCTGTCAACTTTGCATCTACTTAGATCCCATAGCTTAACGGTAGTATCTGCAGAAGTAGATGCAAGAACGTTTCTGAATATGCGGTTATGGGACAATGAGACAACTGCATCGGTGTGACAAGTGGAACTGACTTTGGATcccaatttcttcttcttcttagagccttttttctttgatgaacCTGAGTTCTTGGAACTCCATTCATGGTATTCGTTTTCACCTAAAATGACGTCTGGGAAAGCCTTGTCAATGCAATCCAAATTCCATAGTTCAATGGTTGGTTCAAAAGTACCAATAGCTGCAAAATTTCCAACATTAGATACCTCGTTCTCACCCTTTGGTCTGAATGACAACCAC
Protein-coding regions in this window:
- a CDS encoding uncharacterized protein (PKUD0E05370; similar to Saccharomyces cerevisiae YDL171C (GLT1); ancestral locus Anc_7.361), yielding MTHRGAVGSDARDGDGAGVMTSIPHKFMKREFQYYCNVELPSYGQYAVGNLFFKKDNEVYEKSKTTFENIASSLGLRVLGWRKVPVDDTILGPAALSREPKIYQPAVVLEEAYGSGVSPVEISDEDFESKYQKHFEKQLYILRKQSTHTIGLHNWFYICSLSNKNIVYKGQLVPAQVYQYYYDLVNADYECHFALVHSRFSTNTFPSWDRAQPLRWAAHNGEINTLRGNKNWMRAREGVMASKLFGEDIDKLYPIIEEGGSDSAALDNVLELLVINGVLTLPEAVMLLVPEAWQNNEHMNPKKRAFYEWVACLMEPWDGPALFTFSDGRFCGANLDRNGLRPCRYYLTDDDIMICASEVGVIPIESKKIVEKGRLHPGRMLLVDTKEGRIVDDRELKKQVSNRFDFKAWTLSNMITIPELITKLENRGISLQTKVDSDTKIKDDPKLLANGYTLEQVLSILVPMVNTSKEPLGSMGNDSALACLSEQPKLIYDYFRQLFAQVTNPPIDPIREKIVMSLECYVGPQGNLLEMNPNQCNRLKLKSPILSNDELLALKEINKVHPSWSVTNIDITFDKSEGLTGYTEALDRICEEATQAILDDSQVIILSDRNLSESRVAVSALIAAGAVHHHLVRQKQRSKVAIIVETAEAREVHHFCCLVGYGVDGINPYLAMDTLIKLNNDNLLSKSYTNKEIIHNYKYAIDDGLLKVMSKMGISTLASYKGAQIFEALGVDNSVIDRCFSGTASRIRGITFEYIAQDAFSLHELGYPSRDTIKPKGLPESGEYHWRDGGESHVNEPAAVASIQDAVRNKNSKAYEAYSKKEYDAIKNCTLRGLLDFDFESSTPVPIDQVEPWTEIVRRFCTGAMSYGSISMEAHSTLAVAMNRLGGKSNTGEGGEDVERSKASENGDSMRSSIKQIASGRFGVTSYYLSDADELQIKMAQGAKPGEGGELPGYKVSESIAKTRHSTPGVGLISPPPHHDIYSIEDLKQLIYDLKCANPRARVSVKLVSEVGVGIIAAGVAKAKADHILVSGHDGGTGAARWTGIKNAGLPWELGLAETHQTLVLNDLRGRVVVQTDGQLKTGRDIAVACLLGAEEWGFATAPLIAMGCVYNRKCHTNTCPVGIATQDPYLRKQFKGTPEHVINFFYYVANELRAIMAKLGFRTIDEMVGRAEKLYVRDDLRTTKNANIDLSPILTPAHSIRPGVATKCEKKQDHRLHVRLDNKLIDESEVTLDRGLPVTIEANAINTDRAIGTTLSYRCSKRFGPNSLPHDTIHVNIKGSAGQSFGAFLAAGITLELEGDCNDYVGKGLSGGRLIVYPPKDSKFKAEENIIIGNTCLYGATSGTAFFRGIAAERFAVRNSGAHAVVEGTGDHGCEYMTGGRIVVLGSVGRNFAAGMSGGIAYVLDMAQDFEEKVNKELVELTTLSDPLEIAFVRGLLEDHRHYTDSEIALRILNDFNRFLKKFVKVIPYDYKKVLEAEAKKAEELRKKEVSNYFSTIREDPEADITGGEFSKPKKPVKTEPKLVDLEDTIVDVKTEEIKAKKLDKLGGFMKYSRRHEKYRPVKSRIGDWKELSTRLTKDDLKVQTARCIDCGIPFCQSDTGCPVSNIIPKWNELVFKDRWYDALQRLLMTNNFPEFTGRICPAPCEAACVVNVSGNAPVGIKSIEAGIIDHAFAEGWIVPNPPKVRTGKKVAVIGSGPAGLAAADQLNKAGHNVTVYEREDRFGGLLMYGIPNMKLDKGVVQRRIDLMAAEGISFIAKTTIGEDILLDELKAQNDAVILAIGSTIPRDLKIPGRELKNIDYAMTLLSANTKALLADDLDTIRATLSGKNVIVIGGGDTGNDCLGTATRHGAKSVVNFELLPYPPMERTKDNPWPQWPRIFRVDYGHAEVKEHYGKDPREYSILSKEFVGDDDGNVKGIKTVRVEWKRSDSGAWQMQEIPGSDEFFPADVVLLSMGFIGPESDNLNVERTKRGTVATAEATSYQTSKESNLFTAGDCRRGQSLVVWGIQEGRQCAREVDMYLMGKTRLPGNGSIERRDYHLLEELAAKV
- a CDS encoding uncharacterized protein (PKUD0E05380; similar to Saccharomyces cerevisiae YLR196W (PWP1); ancestral locus Anc_7.356) — encoded protein: MISATSWVPRGIASEFPETYELNDEEMARIEAMSKLNLGEAKADLDEAMEEENGGSEDDKKVDSEKLKSQLDIDDELKEYDFEHYDDDEELAGEKIEMFPGLTNTRATYVKRVKKVGDGEIVEEGVELDEGEDVEEEHYLQLPTEEEELEARAELQVYPTDNLVLATRTEDEVSYLDVYIYDDGAGALGPEDEEAAEEEKKIDPDVKRGMVREGNLYIHHDLMLPSFPLCVEWLSFRPKGENEVSNVGNFAAIGTFEPTIELWNLDCIDKAFPDVILGENEYHEWSSKNSGSSKKKGSKKKKKLGSKVSSTCHTDAVVSLSHNRIFRNVLASTSADTTVKLWDLSRCKVDRAIDEGLHEGKAVSSSMWFGETTLLTGGYDGKIRLSDVRLDDVISNSKSFSCGSGYGEEVESIGKVGEHLVIGGCDSGNVYCYDTRMDQGDKPLWTLHAHDSGISTLSSNSEIPGLIVTGAMGEKVVKVWNVKDNKPRMILSKDFGCGNVLTSSFANELEVSGHLVIGGSSNSGLKMWDVFSNKTVQNSFKDELKSLQGRAVEEAHKYGRVSRIARKYKHGYGESVVEPEAGGLEKKEEDEDFEE